The Acidobacteriota bacterium genome has a segment encoding these proteins:
- a CDS encoding type II toxin-antitoxin system Phd/YefM family antitoxin: MKIASVADVKARLSAYLEECESKGPVVITRNGKPVAVLLSPADDDDLEQLLLSRSPRFKAILSKSRKSIKAGRGLSRTEFWKAVRQRNKTGTRSA, translated from the coding sequence ATGAAAATCGCCTCTGTAGCCGACGTCAAAGCGCGACTCAGTGCTTACTTGGAAGAATGCGAAAGCAAAGGACCGGTCGTTATCACGCGAAATGGGAAACCAGTCGCCGTGCTGCTGTCTCCCGCGGATGACGATGATCTGGAACAATTGCTTCTCAGTCGTTCGCCGCGGTTCAAAGCAATCTTGAGCAAGTCGCGGAAGAGTATTAAGGCTGGCCGCGGTCTTTCTCGCACCGAATTCTGGAAGGCCGTGCGGCAACGCAACAAGACTGGAACCCGCTCCGCCTAA
- a CDS encoding type II toxin-antitoxin system RelE/ParE family toxin → MPRRLKFELIFAPETVDHLDAIERKYHGLIERTLDEQLSYTPEKETRNRKPLEPPAPFEATWELRFGPKNRFRVFYEVDLEDSTVDVLAIGVKEGNRLFIGGKEILL, encoded by the coding sequence ATGCCACGCCGCCTTAAGTTTGAGCTAATATTCGCGCCGGAAACTGTTGACCACCTTGACGCCATTGAGCGCAAGTATCACGGTCTGATCGAACGAACGCTCGACGAGCAATTGAGTTATACGCCGGAGAAAGAAACCCGGAATCGTAAGCCTCTCGAACCGCCGGCCCCTTTTGAAGCCACTTGGGAACTTCGTTTCGGGCCAAAGAACCGCTTCCGCGTATTTTACGAAGTAGACCTGGAAGACAGCACGGTAGACGTGTTAGCCATCGGTGTAAAAGAGGGGAACCGACTATTCATCGGTGGCAAGGAGATTCTGCTATGA
- a CDS encoding DUF433 domain-containing protein has protein sequence MSTDIGSLIVSAPEIRHGRPCIAGTGITVHRIAIWYKLGHSPEEIARRYGHLTEAQVYGALAYYHANRDEIEAEIAADEASADRIERECVQEKQSG, from the coding sequence ATGAGCACCGATATAGGCTCGCTGATTGTAAGCGCTCCTGAAATACGGCATGGCAGGCCTTGTATTGCAGGAACGGGAATCACGGTTCATCGCATCGCTATATGGTACAAGCTAGGCCATAGCCCGGAAGAAATCGCGCGCCGGTATGGCCACTTAACCGAAGCACAAGTCTATGGCGCGCTAGCCTACTACCACGCTAACCGAGATGAAATCGAAGCTGAGATCGCCGCCGATGAAGCAAGCGCTGACCGCATTGAGCGGGAGTGTGTGCAAGAGAAGCAGAGCGGTTGA
- the efp gene encoding elongation factor P has translation MNANDIRRGMIIIYNSQPYRVLDFQHRTPGNLRAFVQAKLRSLKNGSSTEVRFSSTENIERASLEDHEMEYLYADGDMHHFMNTETYDQIALDAESLGDATNYLTPGTKIQVEFFEGAPIGVELPPAVELTVVETTPELKGATASNSPKPAKLETGVTVQVPPFVKEGDRIRVDPLKGVYLERVK, from the coding sequence ATGAACGCAAATGACATCCGGCGCGGGATGATTATTATTTACAACAGCCAACCGTACCGAGTGCTCGACTTCCAGCATCGCACGCCGGGCAATCTTCGCGCATTCGTTCAAGCTAAGCTGCGAAGCCTCAAGAACGGCTCCTCGACCGAAGTCCGGTTCAGCTCTACCGAAAACATCGAGCGCGCCTCGCTTGAAGATCACGAGATGGAGTACCTTTATGCCGACGGTGACATGCACCATTTCATGAACACCGAGACTTATGACCAGATCGCGCTGGATGCTGAGTCGCTCGGCGACGCGACCAACTATTTGACTCCCGGCACAAAGATTCAAGTCGAGTTTTTCGAAGGCGCGCCCATAGGGGTCGAGCTCCCTCCCGCGGTCGAGCTGACCGTCGTCGAGACTACACCCGAGTTGAAAGGCGCGACGGCTTCCAACAGCCCCAAGCCCGCGAAACTCGAAACAGGCGTGACCGTCCAGGTGCCGCCGTTCGTAAAGGAAGGCGACCGTATACGGGTCGATCCTTTGAAGGGCGTCTACCTCGAACGCGTGAAATAG
- a CDS encoding 3-deoxy-D-manno-octulosonic acid transferase encodes MYLLYSLVLSLLFLALLPYFVYQAARHRKYAGSFKERMGWLPESLHGDGRKTIWVHAVSVGEFLAARPLIDRLKTDLPGHRIVVSTTTLTGQRLARSHSNLFDGAFYFPFDWKFSVRRALDQVNPGIVVILETELWPNFSHECRTRGVVTILANGRISPRSFRRYRRVRSFMRRVFEDFSLVVMQSEADADRARQLGAQASRVRVFGNLKYDQPGDGGRGPGVREEPHDASNPQSPSPIPSCEIDRQFGLSSSPNLIVAGSTAPGEEELLLAVLEQVRNRPGLESARLLIAPRHPERFNEVASLMARSSFTFARRSHEKVKSAIETGGARSDLSFETEFGAGDPTGPRAADLILLDTIGELASVYQFAAVVFVGGSLVPRGGHNIIEPAAFAKPIIVGPHTENFRQIVSDFARADAVVQISERGEDVVNCLAREMIGLLSDREHARALGERARDILLRNRGATERTVAAIEEIMKNKGSQ; translated from the coding sequence ATGTACCTCCTCTATAGCCTCGTCCTCTCGTTGCTGTTTCTCGCTCTGCTGCCCTATTTCGTCTATCAAGCCGCGCGTCACCGCAAGTATGCCGGCAGCTTCAAAGAGCGAATGGGCTGGCTGCCCGAGTCACTGCACGGCGACGGCCGAAAGACAATCTGGGTGCACGCCGTTTCGGTCGGCGAGTTTTTGGCGGCGCGGCCGTTGATCGACCGGCTCAAGACCGATCTGCCCGGCCATCGCATCGTGGTCTCGACGACGACGCTCACCGGCCAGCGGCTCGCGCGGTCCCACTCGAACCTGTTCGACGGCGCGTTCTATTTTCCATTCGATTGGAAGTTCTCTGTGCGCCGCGCGCTCGATCAGGTCAACCCCGGTATCGTGGTCATCCTCGAGACCGAATTGTGGCCCAACTTCTCACACGAGTGCCGGACGCGCGGCGTGGTGACAATCCTGGCGAATGGCCGGATCTCACCGCGTTCATTTCGTCGATATAGGCGCGTGCGCTCTTTCATGAGACGGGTGTTCGAAGACTTCTCACTAGTCGTCATGCAATCAGAAGCGGACGCGGATCGCGCGCGTCAACTCGGCGCTCAGGCCAGCCGTGTGCGAGTCTTCGGAAACCTCAAATACGATCAGCCGGGGGATGGGGGTCGGGGGCCGGGGGTTAGGGAAGAACCGCATGACGCTTCCAACCCCCAATCCCCATCTCCCATCCCCTCTTGTGAGATCGATCGTCAATTCGGACTCTCCTCATCGCCCAATCTGATCGTCGCGGGCAGTACAGCTCCAGGGGAGGAAGAGCTGCTGCTTGCTGTTCTGGAGCAGGTACGCAACCGCCCCGGGCTTGAGAGCGCTCGGCTGTTGATCGCTCCCCGTCATCCTGAGCGGTTCAATGAGGTAGCAAGCTTGATGGCGCGATCGAGTTTCACATTCGCCCGCCGTTCGCATGAGAAGGTGAAATCAGCGATCGAGACCGGCGGCGCCCGCTCTGACTTGTCCTTTGAAACGGAGTTCGGCGCAGGCGATCCGACGGGCCCGCGAGCTGCAGACTTAATCCTGCTGGACACGATAGGTGAACTCGCATCGGTCTACCAATTCGCCGCGGTAGTCTTCGTTGGTGGCAGCCTGGTTCCGCGGGGCGGGCACAACATCATCGAGCCAGCCGCTTTTGCGAAGCCTATTATCGTCGGCCCGCATACCGAGAACTTCCGGCAGATAGTCTCGGACTTCGCGCGCGCAGACGCGGTTGTTCAGATCAGTGAAAGGGGCGAAGACGTTGTGAATTGTCTCGCGCGCGAAATGATCGGCCTGTTGTCCGATCGGGAACATGCTCGCGCGTTGGGCGAGCGCGCGCGCGACATCTTGCTTAGGAATCGAGGGGCGACTGAACGCACCGTCGCAGCAATTGAAGAAATCATGAAGAACAAGGGTAGTCAGTAG
- the lpxK gene encoding tetraacyldisaccharide 4'-kinase: MIIGKDEKLKRALLWPPAKLYELAVRLRVAAYETDYLKPKRLDATVISVGNMTLGGSGKTPVAHYVARYLKSEQHSVALLTRGYRRESSGMRILNDPANDSGPGAAKSYREFGDEPLMLARSLPDIPIIVNKDRYEAGRWAERKLGSEVLVLDDAYQHLALARDLNLLLIDATDPFGGFEMPPFGRLREPLYGMKRADAIIVTRADRPFDQGQTQAIIKYYCGERIPIMYLYSTITGLRHLATGEVYEAGNFGGWNTAVACGIANPRAFTEDVLQAGINIVSESFFADHHAFGQQDLDQISRDAREAGADAIVTTEKDAVRLEGLTHGDVPIYAAQLELQSDDEVRLKSLLLRTVSHKAHS, encoded by the coding sequence GTGATCATCGGCAAAGACGAAAAGCTCAAGCGCGCCCTGCTGTGGCCGCCTGCCAAGCTGTACGAGCTTGCGGTGCGCCTGCGAGTGGCCGCTTACGAGACTGACTACCTGAAGCCTAAGCGGCTCGATGCGACGGTGATCAGCGTGGGAAACATGACGCTTGGCGGCTCGGGTAAGACGCCTGTCGCACACTACGTTGCGCGCTACCTCAAATCCGAGCAGCACTCGGTCGCGCTGCTGACCCGAGGCTACCGGCGCGAGTCGTCAGGTATGCGAATCCTGAATGATCCCGCGAACGATAGCGGGCCCGGAGCAGCGAAGTCATATCGAGAGTTCGGCGATGAACCGCTGATGCTCGCTCGCTCTCTGCCTGATATTCCGATCATCGTCAACAAGGACAGGTATGAAGCGGGACGTTGGGCCGAGCGGAAGCTAGGTTCAGAAGTATTAGTGCTCGACGACGCTTATCAGCACCTGGCGCTGGCACGCGATCTGAACCTTCTGCTGATTGACGCGACTGATCCGTTCGGCGGATTCGAGATGCCCCCGTTTGGCCGCCTGCGCGAACCGCTCTACGGCATGAAGCGAGCGGACGCCATAATCGTCACTCGCGCCGACCGGCCATTCGATCAGGGTCAGACTCAAGCGATCATCAAGTATTATTGCGGCGAGAGAATACCGATAATGTATCTCTACTCGACGATCACCGGGTTGCGGCACCTGGCAACCGGCGAGGTCTATGAAGCCGGGAACTTTGGCGGCTGGAATACAGCCGTCGCCTGTGGCATCGCTAACCCACGAGCCTTTACCGAAGATGTTCTTCAAGCCGGCATCAACATCGTGAGCGAGAGCTTCTTCGCCGACCATCATGCTTTCGGCCAACAAGACCTCGATCAGATTAGCCGAGACGCGCGGGAAGCAGGAGCAGATGCTATTGTCACCACCGAAAAAGATGCTGTGCGGCTGGAAGGCCTGACGCACGGTGATGTCCCGATCTACGCGGCTCAACTTGAACTCCAAAGTGATGATGAAGTGCGGCTGAAGAGTCTGCTGCTAAGAACCGTAAGCCACAAGGCACACAGCTAG
- a CDS encoding bifunctional 4-hydroxy-2-oxoglutarate aldolase/2-dehydro-3-deoxy-phosphogluconate aldolase: MKDAELVTSVEAHRVFAVVRARSAESAVLAAEAAIVGGIKLVEVALATPGSFRVISDLRHRYGDRVCVGAGSVTNHDQMDRAIKAGAQFISMPHTSTTLVEACRRAHVAPVIGALTPTEVATAWAMGVPMVSLFPASSLGGPDYVAAITSRLNDVRLTAAGGVGPENIIDYFNAGAFAIAVGSRLFTSGDLKNENYAAIAERARGIIRLAGVT, from the coding sequence ATGAAAGACGCTGAACTCGTCACTTCTGTCGAGGCTCACAGGGTGTTTGCCGTGGTGCGCGCCCGGTCGGCCGAGTCCGCGGTGCTAGCAGCCGAGGCTGCGATCGTCGGTGGAATCAAGCTCGTCGAAGTGGCGCTCGCTACGCCGGGCAGCTTCAGGGTGATCTCGGATTTGCGTCATCGCTACGGCGACCGCGTCTGTGTGGGCGCGGGTTCGGTGACGAACCACGACCAGATGGACCGCGCGATCAAGGCCGGGGCGCAGTTCATATCGATGCCTCACACGAGCACTACGCTGGTCGAAGCCTGCCGCCGCGCGCACGTGGCCCCCGTGATCGGCGCACTCACTCCGACAGAAGTCGCGACTGCGTGGGCGATGGGCGTGCCAATGGTGAGCTTGTTCCCGGCGTCGTCGTTGGGAGGGCCGGACTACGTTGCGGCAATCACGTCGCGGCTCAACGATGTTCGGCTTACGGCTGCCGGCGGAGTTGGCCCCGAGAACATCATCGACTACTTCAACGCCGGCGCCTTCGCGATCGCAGTTGGAAGCCGCCTGTTCACAAGCGGCGATCTGAAGAATGAAAACTACGCGGCGATAGCCGAACGCGCTCGAGGAATTATCCGTCTCGCCGGCGTAACGTAA
- a CDS encoding cyclase family protein produces the protein MKIYDVTVPLSKELVVYPGDPHVKINRRTKVNEDDAKYNLSRYSFSSHAGTHVDPPFHLIDGGITVDKLPLELLMGRARVVEVTAPFIDEAVLEEFDFTVDARVLFKTRNSYLWSKKNFVEDYVYMTPGAARSLVKDGIKLVGIDYLSVDKFGGEPETHMALLSAGTIIVEGLDLRDVEAGDYELICLPLKVKDGDGAPARVVLRQN, from the coding sequence ATGAAAATCTATGATGTGACGGTCCCTCTCTCAAAGGAACTGGTAGTTTATCCGGGCGATCCACACGTAAAGATCAATCGCAGAACGAAAGTTAACGAAGACGACGCGAAATATAATCTGAGCCGCTACTCTTTCAGCTCGCACGCCGGAACGCACGTGGATCCGCCGTTCCACCTCATCGACGGAGGCATCACAGTAGACAAGCTCCCGCTCGAGTTGCTGATGGGACGCGCTCGAGTAGTCGAGGTGACTGCTCCATTCATCGATGAAGCGGTGCTCGAAGAGTTCGACTTCACGGTTGACGCTCGAGTGCTGTTCAAGACGCGCAACTCGTACCTGTGGAGCAAGAAGAATTTCGTCGAGGACTATGTCTACATGACGCCGGGAGCGGCTCGGTCACTGGTGAAAGACGGCATCAAGCTGGTTGGGATCGACTACCTGTCCGTGGACAAGTTCGGAGGGGAGCCGGAGACCCACATGGCGCTGCTGAGCGCGGGCACAATAATCGTAGAAGGGCTCGATCTGCGTGACGTAGAGGCCGGCGACTATGAGTTGATTTGTCTGCCCCTGAAGGTCAAGGACGGTGACGGCGCTCCTGCTCGCGTCGTTCTTCGGCAGAATTAA
- a CDS encoding DUF3488 and transglutaminase-like domain-containing protein, whose amino-acid sequence MESYFRTTSYALVITAFLAIALTGELDGLSIALYSIAVVVCLYRDIRGATRLRLREWMWRALSVAYVPFVFIDGALLSNRILALVHMTLFVSAAKLFQNKRDRDWVFLYLIAFFQMLLAAGLTFDAMFVASLATFLFCFISTLAAFEIRRARREVGHLEEEIVTPLKQPQRVKYRAKEGPASTKASGRVRYLLGASVAQTFIVAALTLPFFFLIPRLGGGGVAGGMGEGQPITGFSDRVKLGEVAKIKKSSRVAMRVRLDRQPQRYLRWRGVAFDDYDGRMWSVTPEPGRQASVNQGGISDGEIVGKDGQFWYRHPLKGRPSSQPALIQQRFVLEPLDSPALFAAQKALAFQGPLATLSRDKYTNALSAAGLKGRIGYAITSDISVPTDQELRADAPAASPDDIKRLYMLPPRKLDSRIFELAHDIARNAPTPYDKARAIETYLKTNFRYTLDLKTGEDDPLVEFLFATREGHCEYFATAMAIMLRTLDIPARIVNGFQMGEYNSLNDMYTVRESDAHSWVEAYFPHSDAWIEFDPTPSAGINDYTQGGLLARLRKYADAMEVFWLDYIVTLDSDEQASIMVDLQHRLLSIKDRFLVYYLDAKLWTRRMLNKLIMDRSWSAGELLKLTSALAILALSIVSLYVVLSYRKRRGLPPTGYGPWWHRLFILPMWRRRVTQRDYRQSAILFYEQMLAIARRAGLVKQPYQTPVEFAAASGLSPIREITTLYNRVRFGGAQLDESETRRVSDLLGELKQSVRRR is encoded by the coding sequence ATGGAATCTTATTTCAGGACAACTTCATATGCGCTCGTCATCACCGCGTTTCTTGCGATAGCGCTGACCGGCGAGCTCGACGGCCTATCAATCGCCCTGTACTCGATTGCCGTGGTCGTTTGCCTCTACCGGGACATCCGCGGCGCAACCCGCCTGCGGCTGCGCGAGTGGATGTGGCGCGCGCTCAGCGTAGCTTATGTGCCGTTCGTCTTCATCGATGGAGCGCTGCTCAGCAATCGTATTCTTGCGCTCGTGCACATGACTCTGTTTGTTTCGGCGGCCAAGCTCTTCCAGAACAAGCGCGACCGCGACTGGGTATTCTTGTACCTGATCGCGTTCTTTCAGATGCTGCTCGCCGCAGGCCTGACGTTCGACGCCATGTTCGTAGCCTCGCTCGCGACCTTCCTGTTCTGCTTCATCTCCACTCTGGCTGCCTTTGAAATCCGCCGAGCGCGGCGCGAGGTGGGTCATCTCGAAGAGGAGATCGTCACTCCGCTCAAGCAACCGCAACGGGTCAAATATCGCGCAAAGGAAGGCCCCGCTAGCACGAAAGCAAGCGGCCGGGTGCGCTATCTTCTCGGAGCGTCGGTGGCGCAAACCTTCATCGTCGCCGCGCTGACGCTGCCGTTCTTCTTCTTGATACCGAGACTTGGGGGAGGCGGCGTCGCGGGGGGCATGGGTGAAGGCCAGCCCATCACGGGGTTTTCCGACCGCGTCAAGCTCGGGGAAGTCGCCAAAATCAAAAAAAGCTCGCGGGTCGCCATGCGAGTACGTCTGGATCGTCAGCCTCAACGGTACCTGCGCTGGCGCGGCGTGGCGTTCGACGACTACGACGGACGGATGTGGAGCGTCACACCCGAGCCAGGGCGGCAGGCCAGTGTTAACCAGGGAGGGATCTCGGACGGCGAAATAGTCGGTAAAGACGGTCAGTTCTGGTACAGGCACCCGCTGAAGGGCCGGCCGAGCAGCCAGCCGGCTCTGATTCAGCAAAGATTCGTTCTGGAGCCGCTCGATTCTCCCGCGCTTTTTGCAGCTCAGAAGGCCCTGGCGTTTCAGGGTCCACTGGCGACGCTGTCCCGGGACAAATACACCAACGCGCTGTCGGCGGCCGGGCTGAAGGGCCGGATAGGCTACGCAATCACATCCGATATAAGCGTTCCAACCGACCAGGAACTCCGAGCCGACGCGCCGGCCGCGTCACCCGACGATATCAAACGGCTATATATGCTGCCTCCGCGCAAGTTGGACTCTCGAATCTTCGAACTCGCTCACGATATCGCCCGTAACGCCCCAACTCCCTACGACAAAGCGAGGGCGATCGAGACCTATTTGAAGACCAACTTTCGTTACACACTCGATCTGAAAACCGGTGAAGACGATCCGCTGGTAGAGTTCTTGTTCGCTACTCGTGAAGGTCATTGCGAGTATTTCGCCACCGCGATGGCGATAATGCTGCGGACGCTCGACATTCCAGCGCGCATAGTCAACGGGTTTCAGATGGGCGAGTACAACAGCCTCAATGATATGTATACCGTCCGCGAGAGCGACGCGCACTCATGGGTTGAGGCGTACTTCCCTCATAGCGATGCGTGGATCGAGTTCGATCCGACGCCTTCGGCAGGCATCAACGACTACACGCAGGGCGGGTTGCTGGCGCGGTTGAGAAAGTACGCGGACGCGATGGAAGTGTTCTGGCTCGACTACATCGTGACGCTGGACAGCGACGAGCAAGCTTCAATCATGGTCGATCTGCAGCACCGGCTGCTGAGCATTAAGGATCGTTTTCTTGTCTACTATCTCGACGCGAAACTGTGGACGCGGAGGATGCTGAACAAGCTGATCATGGACCGGAGCTGGAGCGCAGGCGAATTGCTCAAGCTTACAAGCGCTCTCGCTATTCTCGCTCTATCGATCGTGTCGTTGTACGTAGTCCTCTCTTACAGGAAACGCCGAGGTCTTCCACCAACCGGCTACGGACCGTGGTGGCACCGGCTCTTTATTTTGCCGATGTGGCGGCGCAGGGTGACGCAGCGCGACTATAGACAGTCGGCGATCCTCTTCTACGAGCAGATGCTGGCGATCGCGCGGCGGGCCGGGCTGGTGAAGCAACCTTATCAGACACCGGTTGAGTTCGCGGCCGCTTCCGGGCTTTCACCGATTCGCGAGATAACCACGTTGTACAACCGCGTGCGATTCGGCGGCGCACAACTTGACGAGAGCGAAACCCGCCGCGTGTCGGACCTGCTGGGAGAGCTGAAGCAAAGCGTCCGCAGGAGATAG
- a CDS encoding DUF58 domain-containing protein codes for MNRQAWRDFFITVFFLGLAFIIALLSSAAADQKSTQLAAIAAAISLVLALIGALYIIPRLARNVRLEVLRFAIRTSFTVEGLLFVVFLIIIGFAAWNNGNNLLYLVLSAMLAFLIAANLIARISLAEVSIQLRFPDHIFAGEPANITVTLLNHKRLMPSYSLMVEALSEAEERDDDEEEDKARGAAGQQRGRAERKASSGALAPRSGLGKLAYFVLAPARSSARQRIEHTFERRGRYPITGFHIATKFPAGFFKKWRRIDAAGEILVYPKPQPLDDFYHALPMLAGQIQSHARGSGDDLYAIRRYHPSDHMRNIDWKATAKSMAMMVREHMREDEWRLTIVFDTALPAGSTSSASAPGYSKRRSESPAEESPGSSTQPDPNEFRERFERAVLMAASLADHFILERSEVELISTGEHHNVASGSGQEHLYKILASLATLQPTETPDDGGLVDDRTRRRGWLLGRFRRQAEPEAASDSASLPRKSNGGITWRLLDEVPVLRDDRRFKVLITPARKGTIPAHIWRSAHVVFMEDL; via the coding sequence ATGAATCGGCAAGCGTGGCGCGACTTCTTCATCACGGTTTTCTTTCTAGGCCTCGCTTTCATAATCGCACTGCTCAGCTCGGCGGCAGCAGACCAGAAGAGCACGCAACTCGCCGCGATCGCTGCAGCCATCTCTCTGGTGCTGGCGTTGATCGGTGCGCTTTATATCATTCCCCGGCTCGCGCGAAATGTGCGTCTCGAAGTCCTTCGATTCGCCATCCGAACAAGTTTCACAGTCGAAGGCCTGTTGTTCGTTGTGTTCCTGATAATCATCGGATTCGCTGCCTGGAACAACGGCAACAATCTTCTATACCTGGTGTTGTCGGCGATGCTGGCGTTTCTGATCGCAGCGAACCTGATAGCGCGCATCTCGCTGGCAGAGGTATCGATCCAATTGCGCTTCCCCGATCACATATTCGCCGGCGAGCCTGCGAACATAACTGTCACGCTCCTGAATCACAAGCGGTTAATGCCCAGCTATAGCTTGATGGTCGAAGCGCTGTCGGAGGCAGAGGAACGGGACGACGACGAGGAAGAGGACAAGGCGCGCGGCGCGGCTGGGCAGCAGAGAGGCAGGGCCGAAAGAAAGGCGTCCAGTGGAGCGTTGGCTCCGCGCAGCGGCCTGGGCAAGCTGGCCTATTTCGTTCTTGCGCCCGCGCGGTCGAGCGCCAGGCAGCGCATCGAGCACACCTTCGAACGTCGCGGCCGTTATCCGATAACCGGGTTTCACATCGCTACGAAATTCCCGGCGGGCTTCTTCAAAAAGTGGCGAAGGATCGACGCGGCCGGCGAGATACTCGTCTATCCGAAGCCGCAGCCGCTCGACGATTTCTATCACGCGCTACCGATGCTGGCGGGACAGATTCAGAGTCACGCCCGCGGTTCGGGCGACGATCTGTATGCCATTCGCCGCTATCATCCTTCGGACCATATGCGCAACATCGACTGGAAAGCGACGGCGAAATCGATGGCGATGATGGTGCGCGAGCATATGCGCGAGGATGAGTGGCGGCTGACGATCGTCTTCGACACTGCCTTGCCGGCCGGTTCAACCTCGTCGGCCAGCGCGCCGGGCTACTCCAAGAGACGGTCCGAATCGCCCGCGGAAGAATCGCCCGGTAGCAGCACGCAGCCAGACCCGAATGAATTTCGGGAGCGATTTGAGCGAGCCGTGCTCATGGCCGCCTCGCTTGCAGATCATTTCATACTCGAACGCTCGGAAGTCGAGCTGATAAGCACCGGCGAGCACCACAACGTTGCGTCTGGCTCGGGCCAGGAGCACCTTTACAAGATCCTTGCGTCGCTCGCAACGCTTCAGCCGACTGAAACTCCTGATGACGGTGGTCTGGTTGATGACCGAACGCGGCGGCGCGGGTGGTTACTGGGGAGGTTTCGGCGCCAGGCAGAACCAGAAGCTGCGTCCGATTCCGCCAGCCTGCCCCGCAAATCGAACGGAGGAATTACCTGGCGTCTGCTTGACGAGGTGCCTGTGCTTCGCGACGACCGCCGGTTCAAGGTTTTGATCACGCCGGCAAGAAAGGGAACTATCCCCGCGCATATTTGGCGTAGCGCGCACGTTGTTTTTATGGAAGACCTGTGA
- a CDS encoding MoxR family ATPase has product MLDFLVRPKTLEQGLDLVITTAGKLEELQATIETVIHGKSDVVELALVSLLAGGHLLIEDVPGVGKTTLAQTLARSFDCTFQRIQFTSDMLPSDIVGLEVFNQRTSTFEFKSGPIFANVVLADEINRSTPKTQSALLEAMAEGHVTVEQETYQLPRPFIVLATQNPIEHHGTYPLPESQLDRFMMRLRMGYPDSEDEKTILREQTLNSAVDRVVPVMHSDGVLALQHEVREVTVEESLIDYLIRIVRATREADILDLGVSPRGSLALYHAAQALAFLEGRDFVIPDDIKRLVVPIFAHRIVVNSRYSTGLRRSDESQAALQEILKTVNVPL; this is encoded by the coding sequence GTGCTAGATTTTCTTGTGCGCCCCAAAACGCTCGAACAAGGACTCGACTTAGTGATCACCACCGCCGGGAAGCTGGAAGAACTTCAAGCTACAATCGAGACAGTCATACACGGCAAGTCCGACGTCGTGGAGCTTGCTCTTGTGTCGCTTCTGGCTGGCGGGCACCTGCTGATTGAAGACGTCCCCGGCGTCGGCAAGACGACCCTTGCGCAAACTCTGGCGCGAAGCTTCGACTGCACGTTCCAACGTATTCAGTTCACTTCCGACATGTTGCCCTCGGACATCGTTGGATTGGAAGTCTTCAACCAGCGGACCAGCACTTTCGAGTTCAAGTCGGGTCCGATCTTTGCCAATGTGGTGCTGGCCGACGAGATCAACCGCTCGACTCCCAAGACCCAATCGGCGCTGCTCGAAGCGATGGCCGAGGGGCACGTCACCGTCGAGCAGGAAACCTATCAGTTGCCGCGGCCGTTTATCGTGCTTGCTACGCAGAACCCCATCGAGCATCACGGAACTTACCCGCTGCCGGAATCGCAGCTCGACCGGTTTATGATGCGGCTGCGAATGGGTTATCCCGACTCGGAAGACGAAAAGACAATACTCCGGGAGCAAACCCTGAACTCCGCGGTGGACCGCGTCGTCCCGGTGATGCACAGCGACGGCGTGCTCGCGCTGCAACACGAGGTGCGAGAGGTGACCGTCGAGGAATCGCTCATCGATTACCTCATTCGCATAGTGCGAGCAACGCGCGAAGCCGACATACTCGATCTTGGCGTGAGCCCGCGCGGAAGCCTCGCTCTCTACCACGCTGCTCAGGCGCTGGCTTTTTTGGAAGGACGCGACTTCGTGATTCCCGATGACATCAAACGGCTGGTGGTTCCGATCTTCGCTCACCGAATCGTGGTGAACTCGCGCTACTCGACGGGATTGCGCCGCTCGGACGAATCGCAAGCCGCCCTCCAGGAAATTCTCAAAACCGTAAACGTGCCGCTGTGA